The sequence GGCATCGGCGGCTACCACCTGGCCTGCGACGCGTCCGACCAGCTGGCCGTACGCACCTTGCGCAAGCGCAAGAACCGCGGCTCGAAGCCGTTCGCCGTCCTCGCCGACGGCATGGCGACGGTGGAGCGCATCGCCCGGGTCGACGGCGCCGAGCGTGCCCTGCTGCTCGGCCCGCGCAAGCCGATCGTCCTGCTGCGCCGCCGTGAGCCGGCATCTGCGGAGGTGACGGCGGATGTGGCCCCCGGCAGTCCCGATCTCGGTGTGATGCTGCCGTACTCCCCGCTGCACCGGCTGCTGCTGGGGCTGCCCGGTGACCCGCCCGGCCCGAGCGTGCTCGTGCTGACCAGCGGTAACAGGGCCGGCGAGCCGATCGCCACCGACGACGCGGACGCGCTGCGGCGGCTGGACGGCCTCGCCGACGCCTGGCTGCTGCACGACCGGCCCGTCCATGTGCCCTGCGACGACTCCGTGGTCCGCATCTGCGACGGCGCGGAACTTCCCGTCCGCCGCTCCCGGGGCTATGCCCCCTTCCCCGTCGCCCTGCCCGCACCGGTCGTTCCCGCGCTCGCCGCCGGCGGCGACCTGAAGAACACCTTCTGTGTGGGCGACGACCAGTACGCCTGGCTGTCCGCGCACGTCGGCGACATGGACGACCTGGCCACCCTGACCGCGTTCGAGAGGGCCACGGCCCACCTGGCGGACCTCACCTCCGTCACCCCCCGGCTGCTGGTGGCCGACCTGCACCCCGGCTACCGGTCCTCCCAGTGGGCCGTACGCACGGGACGGGAGCGTGGCCTGCCGGTCGCCCGCGTGCAGCACCACCACGCGCACATCGCCTCGGCGATGGCCGAACACGGTCTCGACGGCACCGCGCCGGTGATCGGCGTGGCCTTCGACGGCACGGGCTACGGCGACGACGGCACCGTCTGGGGCGGTGAGGTGCTGCTCGCCGACTACCACGGGTACCGGCGCCTCGCCCATCTCGGATGCGTGCCGCTGCCCGGCGGCGACGCGGCCGTACGCAACCCCTATCGGATGGCATTGGCACACCTGCGGTCCGCAGGCCTGCCCTGGAACCCGGCGCTGCCGAGCATCCGCGTCACCACTCCCGGTGAACGGGCTTTGCTGGAGCGGCAGTTGGAGCGCGGTCTCAACTGCGTGCCCACCTCCAGCATGGGGCGCCTCTTCGACGCGGTGTCCTCGCTCACCGGAGTCTGCCACCGGGTCGCCTACGAGGCGCAGGCCGCGATGGAGCTGGAGTGCGCGGCGCTGGCGGAGCCGGACGACGGCGCGGACGGCCGGCCCTACCGGTTCGCGCTGCACCCGGCGTCCGAGGAGCCCGGCGCCGTGCTGGTGGCCGACGCCGCACCGGTGCTGGCCGCCGTGGTCGTGGAGGTGCTCGCGGGAATCCCGGCAGGCCGGATCGCCCGCCGGTTCCACGAGGCCGTCGTCGCGCTCGTCCTCGACGTGTGCCGCGCGGCCCGGCGGCGCACGGGAATCGAGACGGCGGCCCTGTCCGGCGGGGTGTTCTGCAACACCCTGCTCACCACGGGGTGCCGCAGCGCACTGGAACGGGACGGGTTCGCCGTCCTCGCGCACCACAAGGTGCCCCCCAACGACGGCGGCCTGGCCCTCGGGCAGTTGATCGTCGCCGCCCGGACCGGAAGGTGAGGAGCGCATCATGTGCCTGGCCGTTCCCGGCCGCGTGCTGGAGATCGAGGAACGGGACGCGACGCGCATGGCGAAGGTCGACTTCGGCGGCGTCATCAAGGACGTGTGCCTGGAGTACGTACCCGACATGCAGGTGGGTGACTACGCGATCGTGCATGTGGGGTTCGCCCTGCAGCGACTGGACGAGGAGTCCGCGAAACAGACCCTGGAACTCTTCGAGAATCTCGGGGTCCTGGAGGAGGAGTTCGGCGACGCCTGGGCGAAAGCGGCCCGCGACGCCGGTGCGGAGCGACCCGCGGGCACCCCGCCCCCGAAGGGCCCCGGGCAGGACGCCGACGAGGAGGGCCGGCCATGAAGTACCTCGACGAATTCAACGACCCGGTGCTCGCCCGGCACCTCTTCGACGACATCAGGGCGCTCACCACGCAGCCCTGGTCGCTCATGGAGGTGTGCGGCGGGCAGACGCACTCGATCATCCGGCACGGCATCGACCAGTTGCTGCCGGAGGAGATCCAGCTCATCCACGGGCCCGGATGTCCCGTCTGTGTCACCCCGCTGGAGATCATCGACAAGGCGCTGGAGATCGCCTCCCGTCCCGAGGTCGTCTTCTGCTCCTTCGGTGACATGCTGCGCGTGCCCGGCAGCGGGCGGGACCTGTTCCAGGTCAAGAGCGAGGGCGGCGACGTCAGGGTGGTCTACTCACCCCTGGACGCGCTGCGCATCGCCCAGGACAACCCCGACCGGCAGGTGGTGTTCTTCGGGATCGGGTTCGAGACCACCGCGCCGCCCAACGCCATGACCGTGTACCAGGCGAAGAAGCTGGGCATCACCAACTTCAGCCTGCTCGTCTCCCATGTGCGGGTGCCGCCCGCGATCGACGCCATCATGAACTCCCCCGACTGCCGGGTGCAGGCGTTCCTCGCGGCCGGTCACGTGTGCACGGTGATGGGCACCGCCGAGTACCCCGAACTCGCCGAGCGCCACAAGGTCCCCATCGTGGTGACCGGGTTCGAGCCGCTGGACATCCTGGAGGGGATCCGCCGCGCGGTACGGCAGTTGGAGGCGGGCCGGCACGTCGTCGAGAACGCCTACCCGCGCGCCGTGCAGCCCGGCGGCAGCCCGGCCGCCAAGGCCATGCTCGCCGACGTCTTCGAGGTGACCGACCGGTCCTGGCGCGGGATCGGCATGATTCCGCGGAGCGGCTGGCGGCTGTCGTCCAGGTACCGCGACTACGACGCCGAGCACCGCTTCTCGGTCTCCGGCATCGACACCCAGGAGTCCACGGTGTGCCGCAGCGGCGAGGTCCTGCAAGGGCTGATCAAGCCGCATGAGTGCGCCGCCTTCGGCAAGCAGTGCACCCCGCGCAACCCGCTCGGCGCCACCATGGTCTCCAGCGAGGGCGCCTGCGCGGCCTACTACCTCTACCGCAGGCTTCAGGTGCCGTCGACGCAGGAGGCGAGTTCCGTTGGCTGACGCACCCGACGCGACCGGCTCGACGCACCCGCCGGCCGACTTCTCCGGCTGGACCTGCCCCGCTCCGCTGCGCGACCACGAGCGCATCGTCATGGGCCACGGCGGCGGGGGAACCCTCTCGGCCGAGCTGGTGGAGCACCTCTTCGCGCCCGCCTTCGGCAACGACGTGCTGGCCGAGCTGGGAGACTCCGCGCGGTTGCCCGCCTCCGGGGAACGGCTCGCGTTCTCCACGGACTCCTTCGTGGTGCGTCCGCTGTTCTTCCCCGGCGGGAGCATCGGTGACCTGGCGGTCAACGGCACGGTCAACGACCTCGCCATGTCCGGGGCCCGGCCGTTGTTCCTGTCCTGCGGGTTCATCCTCGAGGAGGGCGTCGAACTGGCCGTGGTGGGCAAGGTGGCCGAGGCGTTCGGTGCGGCGGCGCGCAGGGCCGGGGTGAGCGTGGTCACCGGTGACACGAAGGTGGTCGAAGCGGGCCACGGGGACGGCGTGTTCATCAACACCGCTGGTATCGGCCGCATCCCCGACGGCGTCGACATCCATCCGCGCCGGGCCCGGCCGGGCGATGTGGTCCTGGTCAGCGGCGCCATCGGAGTGCACGGAGTGGCCATCATGAGCGTGCGCGAGGGCCTGGAGTTCGGTGTGGAGACGGAAAGTGACACCGCCCCGCTGGGGGACCTGGTCGCGGATCTGCTCGCCGCCTGCCCGGACGTCCATGTGCTGCGCGACCCCACCCGAGGCGGTCTCGCCGCGACCCTCAACGAGATCGCTTCCGCGTCGGGCGTGGGAGTGGCCCTGGAGGAGCACGCCCTCCCGGTGCCGGACACGGTCGCCAACGCCTGCGCCTTCCTCGGCCTCGACCCCCTCTACGTCGCCAACGAGGGCAAGCTGGTCGCGTTCGTGCCCCCGGACCGGGCGGACGTCTGCCTGGCCGCCCTCAGGGCCCATCCGCTGGGCAAGGAGGCCGTGGCCATCGGTCACTGCGTGCCCGACCATCCGGGCATGGTCGTCTCGGCCACGGGCCTGGGCGGCACCCGCGTGGTGGACATGCCACTGGGCGAACAACTGCCCCGGATCTGCTGAGTCCTTTGCAGTCGTACGGCTTCATGTCACGCTCCCCCACCCGCCACCTTCTCCAGGTCGTCCACCGCTGCCTGAATCGGTGGCAGGCAGAGCATCCGCCGCTGGGCGTGACGGGTCCGTGCGGTCACCTCGGGGTCGTTCAGCACCTGGTGACATACCGCGGCGGTCTCCTCCGGTGACGGGATGCGCCGGCCGAGGCCGAGTTCCTGCACCCGGTCGGCGTTGTCGGGCTGGTCCCCGAAGCAGGGCAGCACGGCCATCGGCACCCCGGCCCCGACGGCTTCCCTGATGCTGTTGTATCCGCCGTGGGTGACGAGGAGTTGGGTGCAGCGCAGGAGCAGCGGCTGCGGTACGGAGTCCACCACGTGCACGCGGCCCGCCGCCCGCGGGCGGTCCACCGCAACGCCTCCGGTTGCCACCACGGCCTGGCAGTCGAGTTCGGCCAGTGCGGTGACGATCGCGTTGACCAGGCCCGGCGCGTCGGCCACCGCGGACGGGACGGAGGGCAGCACGGTGCCGATCGTCGCGAGTACCAGCGGCCGGCCGGAGGGGAGTTCGGCCACCCAGTCCGGCAGTACGTCGCCGGGATGGATCTCGGAGGGCTGCCGGTAGCGGTAGAGCGTTCCGGTGCGGTGGCGGGCGAAGGAGAACTCCGCGGGCATGCAGTCCAGCCGGCCGTGCCGGTGGATGGCGTCCGGGTCGTCCTCGGCCCGCAGTCCGAGCGCGGCGCGCCGCTGGTTGAGCTGGGGCTGCAGGACCACCGGGTCCAGGTGGTTGGCCGCTCCCGAGGGCGCGGCCAGGTGCGGCAGCCCGAGAGTCTCCGCCACCAGGTATCCGGTGAACTCGCCGCCGTCCCGGATCACCAGTGCGGGTGCGAACGCGCGGGCCGCGGGCAGCAGTGCGCGGTAGCTGTCGATGAGGTGGGCTCCGGCGAACAGGTCGAGTGCGCGCCGTTCGGGCGGTCCGTCGGCCTGCGGCGAGAAGCGGGCGAGCGGGTCGGTGAGGAGTGGTTCCCGTTGCAACGGCAGGCCGTCGAAGAGTGCGAGCAGTCGGGCCGGCGCCGCGACGAGCACTTGGTGGTGCACTGTCGCGAGCGCCGAGACCAGGGGCAGCACGGCATTGACGTGAGAGGGCGATCCGGTGACGGTGACAAGGACGCGCATGGCGATGCCTCTTCCTGATGGGGTGTCGATCGGTGCAGCCGTGCAGGCGTGCGGGCTGCGACAGGCTGGTGCCCTCGTCAGCGTGAACGGGACCCGGCGAACCCCGAAGGCACGCGCCGGTCCCTCGAGTCCGGGCAGGTCGGGGGCCTCCAACTCCCGCCGTACGCCGCTGTGTTCCATGCCACGGGCGAGTTCCGTCCGCGCTGCCAACGCGCGCCGCTGCTGCTCGTAGCGCGGACCCCCGCCAAAGTTACTGCACCATCAGCTGAACCAAGAGCGGACATGAGGGGTTGAACAGTTGCGGGATGGTGCGCGACCGGCGCAGTCACCTGGTCGCGCGCCGAGATCCTGCACGGCACGTTCGCCTGCGGCCCGACATCCGACGGCGGCTACCGGGTGAGCGCCCGGATCCCGGCACAGCCGAAGTAGGTCCGGCAGGCGGGGGCGCGGGCCGGCTCAGCTCAGCTCAGCTGCAGGCGCATGAGTGTCAGGTCGAGCCAGCGGCCGAACTTGGTGCCGACCTCCGCCACCGTGCCCACGTGCTGGAACCCGAACCGTTCGTGCAGCCGGACCGAGGAGGCGTTCTCGGCTTCGATACCGGCGATCATGACGTGGTGGCCCGCCTCGCGCGCGGCGCCGATCAGGGTGTCCAGCAGTGCGGAGCCGATGCCGAGCCCGTGCCGGGCTTCGCGGACGTAGACCGAGTCCTCGACCGTGTGACGGTATCCGTCGAATGCCCGCCACGGGCCGTAGACCGCGAACCCGGCCACTTCGCCGTGGGCCTCGGCCACGAACGCCGAGCCGCGCTCCAGGTGGGCGGCCAGCCAGGTGACGGCCTCCTCGGGGGACTGCGGGGTGCTGGTCCACAGGGCCGTCGAGTGCTCGATCGCGTGATTGCGGATCGCGCGGATGGCCGCGACGTCGCCGGGCCGGGCGGGCCGCACCGTCACGGCTGCAGGGTCTCTTGCATATATTGAAGTCATGTCCAATATAGTAGATCCCCTGGTGGGGCAGATCGCCGCGCGCATCGGCACCGAACGGGAGCGACGCCGGTGGACCCTGGCCCAGCTCGCCGACGCCTCCGGTGTGTCGCAGGCCATGATCAGCCGGATCGAGCGCGCCGAGAGCAGCCCGACCGCCGTCGTCCTCGGCAAGCTGTCCGCGGCCTTCCAGCTCAGCGTCGCCTCCCTTCTCGCGCTGGCCGAAGGGGCGCCGGAGGACACCGAGGGCGTGCCGGGTGTGCGCCGCCCCGCGGACACGCCCGAGTGGCGCGACCCCGCGACCGGTTACCGGCGCCGCCAGATCACCGGCCCGCACTTCCCCGCCGAGATCGCCGAGATCCGCCTGCCCGCCGGCGCCCAAGTGCCGTATCCGGCCGCCGCCTTCGCCTTCGTACGACAGGTCGTCTGGGTCCTGGAGGGACGTCTGACCTTCCACGACGGCGACACGGTCCACGAACTGGACGCGGGCGACACCCTCGAACTGGGCGAGCCCGCCGAGCGGGTCTTCGCCAACACCACCGACGCCGAATGCCGGTACGCCGTCGTCCTCACCCGCGGCACGACACCGTGACCCACCCGCTCCCCCGCGGCGGCACCCTCCTGCTGGCCTCCATAGCCGGCACGGCGATCGCGAACAACTACGCCATCCAGCCCGAACTCACCACGGTCGCTGCCGACTTGGGTGTCCCGCTGGCCGTGGCGGGTCTGGTGCCGACAGCCGCGCTCGCCGGCTGCATGACCGGCTTCGCGCTCCTGCTGCCCCTCACCGACCACCTCGCCCCCAACCGTCTGATCGGCGTTCAGCTCACCGCTCTGGCCGCCGCTCTCGCCCTCGCCGCGGCCGCACCCGGCGCGGGCGTGCTGCTGGCCGCCTACCTGCTCATCGGCGCGGCCGCCAGCGTCGCGGCCCAGGCCGGCACCATCGCCGGCCGCCACGCCCCGGCGGGGCGCCGGGGCACCGGCGTGGCCACGGTCGCGGCCGGGATGTCGGCCGGCATCCTGCTCAGCCGCCTGGCGGGAGGCGCACTCGCCGAGATCCTCGGGTGGCGGCGGATGCTCCTCGTCTTCGCCGCCCTGGCCCTCGTCGGCGCGCCGGCCGCCGCCGCGCTCCTGCCCCGGCAACGACCGCACCGCGACCGCGGCTACCGTGCCGCGCTCACCTCTCTTCCGCCGTTGCTGCGCCGGTTCCCGGAGCTGCGCCGCGCGGTGGCGACCGGCGGGCTGTGGTACTTCGCCTTCAATCTCATCTGGGTCGCCCTCGCCCTGGCCCTCGCCCAGCCGCCCCATTCCCTCGGCCCGAGCGCCATCGGCCTGTACGGCCTGGCAGGGCTCCTCGGCTTCGCGGCGCTCCCGTTCACCGGACGCCTCACCGACCGGTACGCCCCCGCCACGGTGATCACAGCCTGCGTGCTGGCCACCTCGGCCGGCACCGCACTGCTCGCCACCGGCCTCGGCACCCCGCTCGTCACCGGTCTCGGGCTCGCCGTCTTCGACGCCGGCTGCTTCGCGGCCCAGGCCGCCAACCAGAGCCGTGTCATCGCCCTCGACCCGCAGCGCTCCGGCAGCCTCAGCAGCGTCTACCTGGTGCTGTACTTCACCAGCGGCGCCATCGGCACCGCCCTCGCCGCGCCCCTGCTCGACGCGTGGGGCTGGCGCGGCATCACCTCGACCGCCCTGGCGGCGCTGCTCCTCGCCGCCGCGCTCGCACCGGGCCCAGGGCTCGTACATCGGGCCGGCTCGGCGAAGCAGCTCCGCTCGGGGCGGCCGCTCACCTGCCGTCGAGGGTGGTGCGGGCGGACTCGCCGGCGTGGAGGGTGAGGGCGCCGGGGCGCACGGTGGCGGCCACCCCCGGACCTGGGACATCCCGACGCGGATGGCCGCGTCGGCCACGACCGTCCTGCTCGCCATGACCGCCGCGAACGCCCTCTGCTCACCTCTTTCAGGTCAACGGCGCCTGGTCCGCCGCGTGTTGGAACGGCGGGGGCACGTGGGCGGCGAGGTGGGCGGCGGGGCCAACAGGGTGCTTCCAGGTGGTGTCGGTCCCTCGGCACGCGCCTGTTTGGCCATGCTGGGCCAGGAACGGCACTCGCCCTTCCCTACGACAAGGAGCACGGTATGGCGGCGGACTCGGTCGAGCGATTCCTGGCGGCCCTGGACCCGGATCACCGGGAGGCGATCGACGCCAGGCCCCGCCAGGAGCAGGAACGGCTGGCGGCGGCCTGGGAACGGGAGCTGGAAGCGGACGACGAGCTGGACACCCTCGACGAACTCTCCCCGCCGGCGGCGGAGGCCGAGGCGGCCCGGCGGGTGCTGGAGCGCGAAACCGACTAGGGAACGGCCTGCTCAAGACCCGGGCGCCGGGGCGGGCTCGGCCCGCAGCACCTGCTCCAGCGGGGTGGCCGGGTGGCCGGTCAGGTCCTGGACGGCGGTGCTCACCCCGGCGAGGGAGCCGTCGCCGATCGCCGTGTAGGTGGAGACCCAGGCGTCGAGCTGCCAGTCGGGGGCGCCGTAGCCCGCGCGGGAGGCGTAGGCCTCCTCGAGCGTCTCCGGCACGTACGTGACGGGGCGTCCGGTGACCTTGGTGATCGCGGTCGCCACGTCGGTGAGGGTGAGCGCCTCGGGGCCGGTCAGTTCGTGGACGCGACCGGCGTGCGGGGCCGGATCACGCAGGACGGCGACCGCGGCGTCCGCGATGTCGTCCTGGGCAACCACGGCGGCCCGGCCGTCCCCGGCGGGCCCGCGGATGACTCCGTCGTCGCCGACGAGTCCGGTCATGAAGTCGGCGTAGAGGTTGTCCCGCAGGAAGGTGAACGGCACACCGCTGGCCCGGATGTGCTGTTCGGTGTGCCAGTGGTCACGGGCCAGGGTGAAGGTCGCATCGGGCGCGGCACCGCAGAAGGAGATGTACACCAGGTGTGCGACACCGGCCCGGGCCGCGGCGTCGATGAAGGTGCGGTGCTGCTGGACCCGGTCGGGCGACTCCGAGGCGGAGACCATCAGGACACGGTCGGTACCGCGCAGGGAGCGCACGAGGGCCTCGTGGTCGCCGTAGGCGCCGGGTACGGCGGTGGCGCCGGGCAGCTCGGGTGCGCGGGCCGGGGTGCGGGCCAGGAGGGTCTGCTCGATGCCGGCGGCGGCGAGGCGGCGGGCGATGCGTCCACCCAGGCGGCCGGTTGCACCGGTGACGGCGTAGGTGACCTCGGGGGGAGCCATCGTGGTTCTCCTTGCTGGGGTGCCGGTTGTGCTGCTGGGTGCCTGCCGGCACGGTAGCCGCCCGGTCCGCGCGGGCCTGTCCCGGCGCTCCCGCGATCCGGCGGTCTGGGGCGGTCAGCGGTTCAGGGCTCCTCGGGCGCCGGCGGAAGCATGCGCAGCGCGTGGAGGGCCACCGAGAGATCGGCGACCGCGCGGGGGTCCTGCAGGGAGCGGCCGGTGAGTTCCTCGAGCCGGCGCAGCCGGTAGCGGACGGTGTTGCGGTGGCAGTACAGCTGCCGTGCCGCGCCGGCCGCCGAACCCCCGGCCGCGTACCACTGCTCCAAGGTCTCCAGCAGCCGGATCCGTTCCTCGCAGGGCAGTTCCAGCACGCGGGCGAAGACGGTGTCCGCGATCCGGCCGGCCTCGTCCACCGAGGCGGCCACCAGCATGGCGACTGGACTGTCGTCGAACCGTACGACGCCGGTCGTCTGGCTGGGCACGCGGGCCATGGCGAGGCGGGCCAGCCGCAGGGCCCTCGGGGTCTCGCGCAGGGCGCGGTAAGCGGGGCTGACCCCTACCCGGGCCGTGGCGCAGCCACCGAGGAGGCTCAGTGTGACGTCCTCGGCGTCCGGGCCGCGGGCCGCCACGACGCCGATCTGCAGGTCGGGCAGCAGCCGCCAGGCCGAGTGGATCCGCTCGGCCAGCAACCGGGCTTCGATGCCGGGCAGCGCCTCCCGCCCCGGCACGGGGACACCGGCGGCCACCACGACGAAGGGCCCCTCGGTCGGCAGGCCGAGCGCGTCGGCGGCTTCCCACAGGGTGGTGCGGTCGGTGAGCACGCCCGTGAACAGGGCCTCGACCAGGACGGACCGCTCACGATCGCGTTGCAGCAGCAGTTCCGAAGCCGTCTCGCGGTAGGCGTCGCTGGCCGCCGCCGCGAGGCCCTCGTTCACCCACCACGCCGCCAGCGCGACAATGGTGTCGGCGGTGACGGCGTCCGCGGCGCGGGCGGCGGCCGCCAGCTCGGACCACAGGAACTCCGAGCCGACGCGGTAGGCGTGCAGCAGCTCCCCCAGGGGTGCCCCTTCACGTGCCGCTCTGCGCCCCGCCTCCTGGGCCGGCTCCATGCCGGCCACACAGCCGTCGGCCAGCTGCCCGAAGACCAGCTCGGTGTTGCGCCGGCAACTGGCGGTCAACTCCTCGATGCCGACGGGCCCTTCGCCGCCGTAGTAGGCGACCTCGGCGCGGATACGGCGGGCCATGCGGGCGCCCAGATCGGGCGCGCGGCCGCGCAGGGCGGCCGCGACAGGGGCGATCTCGGCGGGAGGCGGCGGGGTGCGGCTCATGACCGGCAGGTTACAAAGGGGCACGCGGCGCACCAGAAGGTTGTGCACGGGGACAACGGGGCCGCCGAAGGGCTGTGTGCGCGTACATGGCCCGTGGGGCGGGTGGCCCACGACGATGTCCGCAACGTTACCGGCCGGTACCGGAATTGCGCTTCCGTCGTCACACCTCCCCAGGAGCAACCGTGCCCAGAGCCGCATCGATGAGCACGCACCACAGCCACCGAGCACCGCAGAAACCGAAGGCCGAGGACCCGCACCGGGCATCGACCGACCGCAGCGCGAAAGCGTTCTTGAAATGGACGTCCGCCCTCGCCGGCGGCGTACTGCTGGCGACCGTCTCCACCACCGCCGTCCACGCGGCGCCCTCGGCAACCGGCCAAGCCGGCGCGGCGGCCGGCACCTATGTGGCACTCGGGGACTCGTACGCCGCCGGGGCCGGTGTCCCGGCCCAGTCCGCGGGTCTGTGCATGCGCTCCGACCACGACTACGGCCGTCTCGTCGCCGAGTCGCTGGCCTCGGGTACCTACCGGGACGTGACCTGCGCCGGTGCGAAGGTCAACGCCCTCACCACGGCACAGACGGACGCCGGGGCCGTCGTGAACGGTCCGCAACTCGACGCCGTCACACCGGACACCACCCTGGTCACGCTCACCGTGACGGGCGACAACCTCGGCACGTCGGACTTCGGGTTCGGCGACGTCGCGGTCACCTGCTCGGCCCTCTCCGTGACCGATCCGCTCGGCACACCCTGCCGCGACTACTACGGGAACACCCTCGACGAGCGACTCGGCTCCGCCGCGGCGCAGCTCGACAGCGCCCTCCGGCTGGTCCGGGCGCGCGCCCCGCGGGCCAGGGTCCTCGTCGTCGGCTATCCGGCGGTGCTCCCCGACGATCCCGCGCAGTGTCTGGGCAAGATGCCGGTCACGGCCGGGGACCTCGCGTTCCTGCGCTCCATCCTCGGCCGTCTCAACGACACGGTCGCCACCACCGCCGGTGCCGACGGCGCCACTTATGTGGACACGCTGACCCCGACCCGGGGCCACGACAGCTGCTCCTCCTCGCCCTGGATCGAGGGGCTGTTCCCCGCCTCGCCCGCGCTGCCGCTGCATCCGAACGCCACGGGTGAACGTGCCATGGCGGACGCCGTGCTGGGCGCGCTCGGCGGCTGATCCCGTCCCGGTCCCGGTCCCGTCCTGCTCCTGTCCTACTCCTGCCCTGGTCCTGTTCTGTCCGGCCCGTGCCGTGCGGGCCGGACACCCGGGATGGTCCGGCGGGGCCACGCCTCGTGGCGGGCGTGGCGGGGGCCGTGGCCGGACAGAGTCGTGGGGCCGGGGTCCCTGCCCCGACCGGCCCCACCGCTGAGTCCGGGTCGCTTGCGCCCTCGCGGTCACTTCTCCCGGTGCTGGCTGCGGATCCTGGCGGCCACGTCGTTCTGTTCGGTCTCCCACCAGGGCCGTACCCGCTCGGCGGACGGGGCCTGCGGTGCCTGTTCCGAGGCGGGCGCGGGCACGACGGCGGGAGCGAGTTCCTCGTCCAGGCGCCGGTCGAGGGCGGCGTTCTGGACCCGTTCCGCGCGTGCCCACTGGTATAGGAGGGCCAGCAGGAAGGGCAGCGCGACCAGCTCGGCGATGCTGAGCATCGCGCCGCCGCCGATCTGCTGGTCGTGCCGCACGTCCGGGGACCAGGACGGCGCGTGGTGCAGGTACCAGGCGCCCGCGATCAGGGTGCCGTGCGTCATCACCACCACGCCGGGGACCGCGTCGACGATGCCGTCCAGGAAGACCAGGGCCGCCCGGACCGGGTGGGTGCACCAGCGGGGCAGCGCCTCCTCGTGGGTCAGCATCG comes from Streptomyces sp. FXJ1.172 and encodes:
- a CDS encoding GNAT family N-acetyltransferase — its product is MTSIYARDPAAVTVRPARPGDVAAIRAIRNHAIEHSTALWTSTPQSPEEAVTWLAAHLERGSAFVAEAHGEVAGFAVYGPWRAFDGYRHTVEDSVYVREARHGLGIGSALLDTLIGAAREAGHHVMIAGIEAENASSVRLHERFGFQHVGTVAEVGTKFGRWLDLTLMRLQLS
- a CDS encoding HypC/HybG/HupF family hydrogenase formation chaperone codes for the protein MCLAVPGRVLEIEERDATRMAKVDFGGVIKDVCLEYVPDMQVGDYAIVHVGFALQRLDEESAKQTLELFENLGVLEEEFGDAWAKAARDAGAERPAGTPPPKGPGQDADEEGRP
- the hypF gene encoding carbamoyltransferase HypF — its product is MTTPRARRHVTVRGVVQGVGFRPFVHALAAEHGLTGWVANDARGVDTEVEGPVAAVEAFCEEIGTRAPPLAVVECVEHHAVALGHDSGFTIRPSGSGPGRTLVPPDTATCDACLSELADPGDRRHRHPFITCTHCGPRFTIITGLPYDRATTTMAGFPLCPDCAREYADPADRRFHAQPIACPRCGPRLALLHAPGTAHTLPGAVDAPGVARDDEALAEARRMLADGAVVAVKGIGGYHLACDASDQLAVRTLRKRKNRGSKPFAVLADGMATVERIARVDGAERALLLGPRKPIVLLRRREPASAEVTADVAPGSPDLGVMLPYSPLHRLLLGLPGDPPGPSVLVLTSGNRAGEPIATDDADALRRLDGLADAWLLHDRPVHVPCDDSVVRICDGAELPVRRSRGYAPFPVALPAPVVPALAAGGDLKNTFCVGDDQYAWLSAHVGDMDDLATLTAFERATAHLADLTSVTPRLLVADLHPGYRSSQWAVRTGRERGLPVARVQHHHAHIASAMAEHGLDGTAPVIGVAFDGTGYGDDGTVWGGEVLLADYHGYRRLAHLGCVPLPGGDAAVRNPYRMALAHLRSAGLPWNPALPSIRVTTPGERALLERQLERGLNCVPTSSMGRLFDAVSSLTGVCHRVAYEAQAAMELECAALAEPDDGADGRPYRFALHPASEEPGAVLVADAAPVLAAVVVEVLAGIPAGRIARRFHEAVVALVLDVCRAARRRTGIETAALSGGVFCNTLLTTGCRSALERDGFAVLAHHKVPPNDGGLALGQLIVAARTGR
- a CDS encoding MFS transporter; this translates as MTHPLPRGGTLLLASIAGTAIANNYAIQPELTTVAADLGVPLAVAGLVPTAALAGCMTGFALLLPLTDHLAPNRLIGVQLTALAAALALAAAAPGAGVLLAAYLLIGAAASVAAQAGTIAGRHAPAGRRGTGVATVAAGMSAGILLSRLAGGALAEILGWRRMLLVFAALALVGAPAAAALLPRQRPHRDRGYRAALTSLPPLLRRFPELRRAVATGGLWYFAFNLIWVALALALAQPPHSLGPSAIGLYGLAGLLGFAALPFTGRLTDRYAPATVITACVLATSAGTALLATGLGTPLVTGLGLAVFDAGCFAAQAANQSRVIALDPQRSGSLSSVYLVLYFTSGAIGTALAAPLLDAWGWRGITSTALAALLLAAALAPGPGLVHRAGSAKQLRSGRPLTCRRGWCGRTRRRGG
- a CDS encoding glycosyltransferase — translated: MRVLVTVTGSPSHVNAVLPLVSALATVHHQVLVAAPARLLALFDGLPLQREPLLTDPLARFSPQADGPPERRALDLFAGAHLIDSYRALLPAARAFAPALVIRDGGEFTGYLVAETLGLPHLAAPSGAANHLDPVVLQPQLNQRRAALGLRAEDDPDAIHRHGRLDCMPAEFSFARHRTGTLYRYRQPSEIHPGDVLPDWVAELPSGRPLVLATIGTVLPSVPSAVADAPGLVNAIVTALAELDCQAVVATGGVAVDRPRAAGRVHVVDSVPQPLLLRCTQLLVTHGGYNSIREAVGAGVPMAVLPCFGDQPDNADRVQELGLGRRIPSPEETAAVCHQVLNDPEVTARTRHAQRRMLCLPPIQAAVDDLEKVAGGGA
- the hypD gene encoding hydrogenase formation protein HypD, whose protein sequence is MKYLDEFNDPVLARHLFDDIRALTTQPWSLMEVCGGQTHSIIRHGIDQLLPEEIQLIHGPGCPVCVTPLEIIDKALEIASRPEVVFCSFGDMLRVPGSGRDLFQVKSEGGDVRVVYSPLDALRIAQDNPDRQVVFFGIGFETTAPPNAMTVYQAKKLGITNFSLLVSHVRVPPAIDAIMNSPDCRVQAFLAAGHVCTVMGTAEYPELAERHKVPIVVTGFEPLDILEGIRRAVRQLEAGRHVVENAYPRAVQPGGSPAAKAMLADVFEVTDRSWRGIGMIPRSGWRLSSRYRDYDAEHRFSVSGIDTQESTVCRSGEVLQGLIKPHECAAFGKQCTPRNPLGATMVSSEGACAAYYLYRRLQVPSTQEASSVG
- the hypE gene encoding hydrogenase expression/formation protein HypE, which produces MGHGGGGTLSAELVEHLFAPAFGNDVLAELGDSARLPASGERLAFSTDSFVVRPLFFPGGSIGDLAVNGTVNDLAMSGARPLFLSCGFILEEGVELAVVGKVAEAFGAAARRAGVSVVTGDTKVVEAGHGDGVFINTAGIGRIPDGVDIHPRRARPGDVVLVSGAIGVHGVAIMSVREGLEFGVETESDTAPLGDLVADLLAACPDVHVLRDPTRGGLAATLNEIASASGVGVALEEHALPVPDTVANACAFLGLDPLYVANEGKLVAFVPPDRADVCLAALRAHPLGKEAVAIGHCVPDHPGMVVSATGLGGTRVVDMPLGEQLPRIC
- a CDS encoding helix-turn-helix domain-containing protein codes for the protein MSNIVDPLVGQIAARIGTERERRRWTLAQLADASGVSQAMISRIERAESSPTAVVLGKLSAAFQLSVASLLALAEGAPEDTEGVPGVRRPADTPEWRDPATGYRRRQITGPHFPAEIAEIRLPAGAQVPYPAAAFAFVRQVVWVLEGRLTFHDGDTVHELDAGDTLELGEPAERVFANTTDAECRYAVVLTRGTTP